The nucleotide window NNNNNNNNNNNNNNNNNNNNNNNNNNNNNNNNNNNNNNNNNNNNNNNNNNNNNNNNNNNNNNNNNNNNNNNNNNNNNNNNNNNNNNNNNNNNNNNNNNNNNNNNNNNNNNNNNNNNNNNNNNNNNNNNNNNTGAAATATTCAAACATTTTGGAAATGTATATATAGACTTATTACAAAAGAGCTGTTTTTAATTTGCGAGCAATGTTTTGTTTTGCACCTCGCCACCCATGTGGCCTTAAATCGATcaatcaccaaataattgatcaTCTCGAGATCCAATCAGGGGGCTCGCATCACTGTGCCGTGCTTCCATTGGACACCCTGGCGGACTCCGTGAGCCGCAGCGACTCGGAACGGCCCATTCGGCGTGGCGAGGGGGAATGGGTGACGGAGGGCACATCGGAGAACTGTAAACACCTGTAGCACTCTGACAGCAACATGGAGCTGACATGATAGAGAGACTCTAATCTAGTGAGGTTTTCAGCTTCAGTTTTAAAGACCAATTATACAGCACCATCCAAATGCTTTAGTTAACAGATtgtgttataaaaaatattttttttttaccaaaatacaaaaatgttgTCAATGGCCTACAGTTTTGGGCACATAACTTCATCAAACCTAACGATATATATATCTAATCAGCAATTCAACAATTTCTCCCAAATCAAATAGGCTACTGTAAGACAATGTAAAGTCTAATGTCAAAGTTGTATATGAAATCATGAATCTCTGTTTTGCAGAAGCAATTTATGGGACTCCCTAAAAACATGCCACTTCGATACAAgtgacttttcatagcaggttaggagagcattttcgtTAACCCTTACACTAACCATTTTCCTAACCTTTACCTAAGTCTCCTAAACTGCTATGTTAATCTTCCTAACCTACgcataaattctcctaacctgctacgaaaagtcgtAGCTGTATCGAAATGACATGTTTTTCGGGAGTCAGTTATAGTCCAAATAGATCAAGACATAGATCCACAATAACAGAGATGAGTAGACTGGGCTGACATTAATATGACTGATAAGAGCAGAGACGTGTTCAAGGTGCAAACTGCTGAAATAGTCAAGAAGGAAAGGCTGGGGTGTTGCTACCAAGAGCACCGTAGAAGGACATTACCATGGGATTTAAGATTAACTCCGTTCAAAAACATGGATTTGTCACGGATATAAATATAAATTATAGCATACTGAAAGCATTtcctactgggcacagacgtcattcaacgtctattccacgttgtgCAACATAATTTTAttgaaatgaggtggaaacaacattgatccAACCAGGTGTTCCCATTGGGTTCTCTCTACTAGTAGCCTACTAGTTTACAGATTATTCAAATCTGGAATGGCATCAAAGTCCTGAGACGATAATCTTAATCTTGGGATTAATTGGGAAAATCCACATTtgaatagaagaagaaaaaacacagtCAAACAAACACGACAGTAAAGTCGACTACACTACGAGAGTCAGTGAAGTCCACGCCGAGACTAAAGCTATGCAGGTTTTGGCAAAGCAACACCACCAGGATATTTCCCTATAGCCTAGAACAAAACAGAAGGGCTCGGAATACACACTGACTGCTCAACTCGAGCTTTCGAAGGTCCTCCCACGACACCCCCTCCTCTCCGCGCGACTTGATGTAGCCCATTCGCATTGTGTATAACGCGACCTGTTTGGCCACCACTACTTCCGGTTTCGGCAGTCTGGTCCATATCCACTCCTCAGTCGCGTTTTCCCAACTTTCGCACCATTGTACACAAACAACGAGGAGTTGGCGGTGAGCACAGCATCGATCGAGGGCTGCTCCTTTAAGAAAGACTAAGCCTGAATTATCACCCCACCTCTCCTGATCTTCTTTACAGGGCTTTTGCGTTTTAAAAAATCAACCCAGGAGCCGGAGTGATCAAAAGAAAAACGAGTGAgctgattttttgtgtgcatttGATATTCACATTAGGTGTGCTAACCCGTGGAAGCGCCGCGCGGATCATCATTCATTCCGGGCTACTTTGACAAGCCTCGGCGTTTGATTGACAGGCGGGGTGCAAAAAGCCATGAGACTTCGCTAGTTTGTTTTTGAggggtattttcatacagtttTTTGTAAAATAAGACTGGGTTTCTCTCCCTATGCCACTGCCTGGGGATAGCTCAGCCCTATTCACGGTTGCTTTGGACTGAACTTGAGCTGAAGAGGGCTGGCTTGAATTCATCGTTGCCTTTCTCTTGCAAGAAATACGGATTCTTGAAAGATCTCGCATTTGGAATTTGCGTTTTTATTTGTTCTTCACCCTGCCTCTTAGGGGATATATCCGAagcgaaaggagagaagaagagagggactaGAGGAGGGATATGGCGCAGCGGGTACGTAGCAAGACTATCCCGAAAAGTTTCACTGTAACTTACTGTGTGAAAACGCAAAGCCGTGAACACGGTAACGTGGCCAATGACAGACGCTCGCGGCGAAACTTTACTTTCTTCTTCAAGACCCCGCTGGACGGATACCATGTTCTGCAGTTTTGCATTTGGCACAATATTACGCCACGACACATATATGCTGCTTCGCGAACGCCCCGACTAGGGACATTAGAAGTGTCACTATCTGCGTGTTCCAGATAGTCTTGACAGGCCAGTTACTGGAAGAGAACAAGGAGCAATGGGACAAAACAACAGAACCTTTATACTTCCAAAGTCGAATTTAAATGACTTAGTCATTTTTTGTAATTAATAATATCATGTAAATGCTTTGAGGTTTGAATCTCTGAGTGTTTTTGAGATTATAATTCAGTATCATCTAGAGTTGCATCCTCAATTGTAGTTTATTACAAACTAGGCCTAATGACGTTTAATGAGTAATTTGggtaaaaaacatttttgcataTGCTAATAAAGCACATTGTCATGATGTGATGACATATGATTTGATACGTAACCTAAAACCCCCGGAACACTCGACTAGATGGCagaattttttaaatgaaaagtaaCAATTGTAAAATAGAGATCACACTTATCACTCAAAGACCTTTTGCTTGTTGAGAACGCACGCGGTCCTTTCTGCACCTCTCCACGTGTCAGGCTCTAAATGGTAGTCTTTATAATACCGTGCCACGTTCAGAGTCCACAATACATCATTAAAATCACTCATTAATTCGTTAAAGAAACAGGCCCAACATAAATGTTGTTTTAACTTTTAGTCAACGTGTTGTATGTCTATGTGGAAAGGCATATTCAGGCACACGTAGTATGGCGTATGGGGATGGGAAATATGTAGACAACTTATAACTACAAATTACCTTGGTTTAaatgttcataaaaatatatttctatactagacatcttcatcatcatcattatgacAAACAGACACATCAATTTAACTGCGTTTGTTAAATATATTAATGATGGTGTATTAGGCGTGTAATAACAGAGTAACCAATGTTACACAATTCTAATGATGCTCTAAAAATTAGcaaacccaccccccccccccaacctcccccccccccccccccccccccaccaaaaacaCTGCAATTAAAGAGACTGGATGTCGTGAAAGCCTACTatcaaatcattcaaaatacacaAAGACGAAACATGCATGCTTGTCATCCGTTTTARCccgctcatatatatatatttcagtttttgctaTTTAGTAGCCTAGCTTTGAAATTAAAGATCAGATTTGAATAATGTTTTAACGAGATTATCCCTATTTTGTTACTATTTCTTATATGGTGGTGTAAATATTTAAAATACACCTAGCTACAGTTGAACTTTATAAACAAGGTCACTAAGGCCAACCTCGATAGACTtaactttttatttattcattcattgttAGATTACTATTTACCCATTATTTTATTGTCTGCAAAGTGCGTAAAACGATCACAGTCCTATAACTGGCCATTCAGTAGGAAACTGTGTTGTTATTGTGTATACAGTACGAAGACTTGCCCCACTACGGGATGGACGGGGTGGGTATTCCCACCACCATGTACGGCGACCCGCACGGTGCCCGCTCCATGCAGGCCGTCCACCTCAACCACGGTCCCCAGCTACACTCACACCAGTACCCGCACACAGCCCACAGCAACGCCATGCCGCCCAGCATGGGCTCGTCCGTCAACGACGCCCTGAAGAGAGATAAAGACCAGATATATGGGTAGGTGACTGTAGTTTACGGAGGTTCTATATGAGCAACTTTGTGTGGGATTTCATATGTTTTGGTTGATTTTCTTGTTGGGGTTGAACGTGTGTAGACTATTCGGCCGTGAAGAGCGGTTGGGAAAAGTAAAATAGACGTGGGATTGTTACCTGGGAATTATTGTTGTTTTGGAACTTTTTTTGTGCGAATAATTTATTGTCGAAAGTTGTGTTGACTTCTATAACTTGGCACAAAGTTGTATGCTTTATGTACTCAAAATATAYACTATGATATTTGCTTACACAGAATATTATGCACCCGTGACCCTTAGWKSKWWWMSMWCTATGTGCAGCAGCACATTTTAGGCTAWATGTTTTGGAAATTAAAATTCGAATTAGTTTATTGTAGTTTTACAAGGACCTGTAATTGATTACTACACATTAATATAACTAAATGGTGTGCAATGGTCATGTTATATGGCCAATTTCGAGGAGTTTTATGTAATAAAACAGACACCCAAAATTATGCACACCCTACATTAATTTAGATGAGTTAATTAAAATTCCAAAGCATGATGTATGTACGGTGACTGAACATGTCACAAATAATTTAACTATTTACTCAGTTCAATGGTAGGCTTACTTGAGAGCGCCATATTTTCTTAAATTCTAGACATTGGCCCTAACKTATTCAGAACGGTCATATCCGCGATTTACAAATGAGACTAAAATGGAACAAATTGCACATGTTAAACTTTTGATATTTTCAAAGACAAAGGCAGAtctagcctataggcctaggagAAAATACAGTGCTGcacaaaaaaaataattttttattcAAATCATTTGACACAATTATCTGTCAGTAAAAACTACATCGTTTGAATGTTTTTCTGCACCAATAGGCTATAAACGCCATACATAAAACAGCATACACATATTACCAATTCCCAGATGCTATGCCTAGATGTTGAGACTAGCTTATAGAACCAGTGTTTTGACCCCGGCCTTGTTCTCTGCGGTGACATTTGCTGTTGTGTTTGATTCCACGCAGGCACCCCCTGTTCCCCCTGCTTGCACTGATTTTTGAGAAATGTGAATTGGCGACTTGCACGCCCAGAGAGCCTGGAGTCGCGGGAGGAGACGTTTGTTCATCGGAATCTTTCAATGAAGACATAGCTGTGTTTGCAAAACAGGTCGGTGAAGAAAAAGCCGTTACGCGTTATTAACACAGGCTACATTATGCATACGATTATAMATGTGTGTGGCTGAACARAAGCCCYTGTTTTTAAGTTTGGTATTTTGTTAGTGTAATTAAATGTTATTGTAAAGTTTAACATTGGAAATGTTTTGAAGCGTGTATTGTTTAGAAGTAGACTATAGTATTTGTTATGCCATTAATTGTAGTTCATGTTTAACACATTGTTCAATATTGGGGAAATTGATTTTaatattaaatacattattattttctCACGGATGTTGCCCACAAGCGttgaagtgttcatgattttgtGGTTTTAGATTCGGGCAAGAAAGCCGTTATTTTCATCGAATCCAGAACTGGATAACCTGGTAAGAcaaacattgatttgattataCTCGAAGTGGGCTAAGGACTTGAGTAAACGTGGATGTATCCAACATATCAGGGCTTGCCTTCATATTATGTCACGGTTTCTGAGCGCCAGCGCTGTTAGTTCAAAAAGTTTATCCAACGACTGGAGGTTGTTGTTCTAACCGGATTGTTTGATTTCATGATATCCCTCCCTCGGTTGTCACGGCAGATAACCATCTTTTGAGGGCCGCATTAGAAGCTGTCAAATAGATTTGGACTACATTTCCCTCGATGGAAAGTTATTATGTTAATAGTTTTCACTTGTGATGTAGGCTATCTAATGCTTATGTCTGGGATAGCTTCTATTATGACTGATTGATTAGCCAATGTTGTAATGCCGTACCTTATAATGTTGAATATCAGCGCAACATAAAATCAAATTCAAAATCCAATTTAACATGAATAATTTTCTCCATTGTAGTTTTCTTATTCCTATCCAGAAACATATGCCTATTTCATATTAGGACATTTTACAAGCTAATCTTTTTCTTTAATTGTTATTTAAATTTTTCAGATGATTCAAGCCATTCAAGTTTTACGGTTTCATCTTCTGGAGTTGGAAAAGGTAATATCCCAGTTCCGTGTCGCTGCCTGGCCTTGTCACACTTCATAGCTATGGGCGACatttgcataaatgtatttttctagTCGGCTATAATTAGTGTCGAAATCAATCATGGGGCCTATTTCTCTTCCGCGTTGTAGCCTAATCACAACGCAAGCTGCTACAACTGCATGGAGCWGATATCTCTGCGCCCAAATCTCTCTGAGAGCTTATAGTTTATTTTGGTGTAAATTACATACAATGTGAATTAATTATATAACTTAAAGTAYGTTATACGCGCTTTAGGTATTGGAGAATGCTAAAGGCCGAGAAAAGTAGCCCGCTGTAGCATAGATTGGCGTGACATTAGTGAGGTAATTTTTTATATGGTATATTGATATATGTTTTACCAATGGTAGCCCACTGTCCACACATTTGATCWGTTGAMATGATTGTTAATTAACTTTCAGTAGGCCGAGTGTTGGGCTATTTTAATAAAATTCAAAACATTATATAACAGAAGGGTCGTTGCAGGCTGTAGSAGCATTGTGTAGCGATGTGTAGCGATGCATTTAGCCCATACAGCATGCACCATCCTCGGCATGACCAGGCGACATGCACCGGGTTGGGTCGGTAGTGATAATGGAATAACTGGAGGAAATTAAGCAGTTTACCTTAAATGTCAATCAGTCGGGTCACCCCGCCACCTCCCTAATGGACACAACCTGGGGCACGGATACATTTAACACGGGTGTTGACTAGGTTGTAGCCCGCCAGTCTTCTTGTCATTGTCAATTTTCGTTGAAGTCTCAATTTTGCTCTGTAATAAAAGTTACTTCATATTTCTGGATTCGGCTGGTCACGTGGGAGCGCACTGCAACACCACCTGTACGCCTCAACCCATTTGGACCAGGTTCTCCAAGTGGCTTGTAGCTTTGTAGTTGCATGCACGTGTCAGATATATTTCATGtgtcagatatacagtacctcatgtcctttttttgtttgttgtcttTACCTATTCTCTGTTRTGTTTTTCTGTAGGTACACGAACTATGTGACAATTTCTGTCACAGGTACATCAGCTGTCTGAAAGGAAAGATGCCCATCGACTTGGTGATCGACGACAGAGAGGGCGGATCAAAATCGGACAATGAGGAAATAACAAGATCATCCGGGCCTCTTGATCAGGTAatgtcacatctctctctctcctctctctctctctccttctctctctctctccttctcgtgtttctctcttctctcctctctctcgtctctctcttctctgtctctgtctctctctctctctcctctcctcctctctctctctcttcctctctcccttctgccGGAATATTCAGTGTGGTGTTTCTGGGTCACTGTCTCCGCGAGGCGCTGTTATTTGCCATATTGATTAAGACCGTTTTTAGATTCCATCGGAATGAACATTCTCTTGTATAATATATCCATCATTGGCCCATTAAGGTTTGATCCGGGAACCGACCGGGGGAGATTAGCCGAGAAAGCATCGCTACAACTTGACCTGCTTCTTGTCCATTTTAATTTAGCCATCTTTCCCTTTTCTTATTTTCCTCCTCTCTACCACCTCTGTCTTTCTAATTTTTAATCAAATCGAAACGTCATCAGTACATTTATATTACCACGCAGCTACTGTGGAGAGGCCAAACACGTTGTTTGATATCTCACCAGGGATTTGAGACTGTGGGATTTAGTTGCCTGGATTTCCCGTTGTAGTTACGGTTATTAGGTGTCTTGTCAGTATTTTTCCTCAGACATGAGCGCACATTGCTTCGGCTTATAGCCCTATTCGTGACCACTTTGTGCTTTAAAGCGCGTAAGACCGAGAGAGATTCGCATGGCACTTGCTGAAATTACGGTTTGAGTTTGAAAGCTACAAGGCAGAGGCTAGATAGGAAGCATAGGCGATTAGGGCAGGCAGTAGGCTAGATTAGGGCAAGGCAGTAGGCTAGATTGGGAAGGCAGTAGGCTGATTAGGGCAAGGCAGTAGGCTAGATTAGGCAAGCAGTTGCTAGATTGGGGAATGTTTCCTTTGTGAGTCGCGGGCAGCAAGTAGCGATATCGCACACACCTTCATTATGTGCTCCACTGGCTGCCGCTCTCGAGGGACATTGTAGTGCGCGCGCAGGCATGACCTAATGTCCGTATTGCCGTTAAATAATGATAACAGTAATAATGATTAGAATTATGGCAAATCTATAGCCCTATCTTTTATGCGGTGGATTTTAGGCCATTAATTAAGCAACGCTTCATTTTGTAGCCTGAATAGAGACACAGCTTTTCTTATTTCGGACAAAATAGCCTATATCTCTGTCTTAGGGGTTTTAGAGAAGAATGAATGAAGGCCTCTAGAGAGATAGGTATGGATACCgatgaaggggggaaaaaaacaagtggCAATAAAGAGATTAGCGGGCTAGGCAGATATAAAAAGTTAATGAAGCGATTAGGCTAAATAATTTAAATCCGTGGACTCCATATGGTTGAGTGGCCGGCTAGAGCTGGCGGTCTGTTGTAGTGCTCCGGAAGAGGTGGTAGCGAGCAGCCTCCATAGTTCTGTGGTGAAGGGCGTAGTTAGCAGGCAGTATAGCCTAGGCATCGTCATTCATGAGGAGCTGGGACCAAAATGGGAGCGACCCCCTGCCTGCCTCAAGCTtcctctctctcgcgtctctctctttctccgtccaCCAGCCCCATATTAATGATTACTGCTAATGAGGCAGATCGCCCGCCAGATAACACTTCATTTAATTCAAAAGCAGAATTAAATAACATGATGCCAATTGTTCACTTAAGTGTTTCTTTGAACGCGTATTCTTTGGGACGTTGTCAAAGACGTTGCGCCTAGATAGTCTGAGATATGAGTGAAACTGTGGAAGATAAAGCGGTATAGAGATATAGGCTTCGTGAACACCCTAGGGTTTGTAGTATATGAAGCACAGCGCGTTGTGCTCGCGGGCAGTTGATATTGGTTCTTTAATTGACTTTAAGATGAAGACATGCCCTATTTTAATCGCTAATGATGGCTTACTTATAGCCTAAATATTGAGGCTAATATCATATAGGCATATAGGTTGACAGTGTCTCCGCTGTGAAGCGCATTAATAGGCCTCTATGTAAAACTGTTTGACAGATCTGGAATATGTCCGTATTCATTAAATTCCTGTTCATGTGATATTTCAGAGCAAGAGTTATGATACAATACAAAGTAGTGCAGCAATCCACTACAGCCTAGCATTTGAGGCATATCTGCTTAATGATCCATACACTCACAAATTAACTTATCCAGAGAACGCTGAGGGGTCTTTGGCTCAAAGATAAGACCATTTTCAATTAAATGAAACTGCACTTGTTTTATCGCGATACTTTCCAGCTGAGCTGAATATAGGctatgtattttagtattttgtatTCTTGTAGACGTTTTATGCTTTTGCGTTTGTTAGGCGGCTGTGACATCCTTAACGGATTAGCGCGGTTGTGAGAATTATCTCTGTCCATATGTATTGTTAATATATGCCCTGGGCATAACGGTTGAATTGGACTGGAAAAAATATAGagaatttgttaacaagaaggaAACGGAAGCTCATTATGCACAAACCAATTTATTTCCAGCGAGGGGACTGTAGCAGAAAAGGGCAAAAAAATAGTACTTTGAATTTATTAAACTCCAGGGGTTGCGCCGAAGTTACTAGCAGCTTGTGCACCCAAGCATTGAACCAATAATGTTCCGTTCCGACTCCTCCATCTTTTTTCCCTCCCCTGTTATTTTGTGCTTGTCTCCTGCTTTGCGCAGGAAAGTAGCGCATGCAGAGGAAGGACTCAGGCGCCTCTTGTCAAAAAAAGGATCGGAGAAGAGCATTTCAGGAAGGATGAAACAGtcgtagagagagaggaagagagtctgGCTTGTGAAGGCTTGTGAATGTGACACAGCCAGTGTGCGTGTGCCGTGTTCGTGGCGTGCTGTGAGAGAGCCCAGCCTGGCTCAGATCTCCCCTTAAAAACCCTTTTCTCCTTCGCTAGAAAACTTAGTTTTACCACATTTATTTTAAGCATATCTTAACCCTTATTTACTTACATTTGACCCCGCCCCTCCTGCTCATTTTGAAACCCCCGCCCCTCCCTGCTCAATTTGACCTCACTTGAAGGGTAGTCATACATTACATGGATAGTTTCGCTTTAGTCTTTCGCTTGTCTGTTACGTTGTGGTGTTCATGTGAACATTACACATTTCAAAAcaactaaagaagtgatacactTCTTATCTTATTGTCTCTAGTCTCCTCATGGGAACAGGTGATGCTAGGAATACATTGTGCTTTCATGTTCCTAAGCGTCATCAACTAAGATTCCACAGCAAACTAATTCCACACAACTAAGATTCCACACAAACTAAGATTCCGCACACAGACTAAGATTCTCACACAACTAAGATCCACACACTAGATTCCACGCGTCAACAAGATTCCACGACGAAACTAAGATTCCACGCGACAAACTAAGATTTCCACACGACAACATTCAAGGATCCACGCGACAACTAAGATTTACCAGCCGTACAAAACTAAGATTCAGCAGAACAATAAATTCCACGCGACGAACTAAAGATTCCACGACGACAACTTAAAGATTCGCACGCGAACAGAACTAAGATTCCACGCGACAATCTTCCAAGATTCCACCACGACAACTAGATTCACAACAGACACTAGAATACAGATTCACACTAATTCGACGAACATAAGATTCACAGAGACAACTAAGATTCCAACAGCGACAACTAAGATTCC belongs to Salvelinus sp. IW2-2015 unplaced genomic scaffold, ASM291031v2 Un_scaffold3378, whole genome shotgun sequence and includes:
- the LOC112075762 gene encoding homeobox protein Meis1, giving the protein MAQRYEDLPHYGMDGVGIPTTMYGDPHGARSMQAVHLNHGPQLHSHQYPHTAHSNAMPPSMGSSVNDALKRDKDQIYGHPLFPLLALIFEKCELATCTPREPGVAGGDVCSSESFNEDIAVFAKQIRARKPLFSSNPELDNLMIQAIQVLRFHLLELEKVHELCDNFCHRYISCLKGKMPIDLVIDDREGGSKSDNEEITRSSGPLDQAAVTSLTD